In Streptomyces chartreusis, the following proteins share a genomic window:
- a CDS encoding response regulator transcription factor, whose amino-acid sequence MSRVLLIEDDPSVREGVELGLRRRGHEVRAAATGEAGLAAMAEFRPDLLLLDLMLPGMNGVQVCRQVREHSQLPIIMLTARGDDFDVVIGLEAGADDYIVKPARTEVIEARIRAVLRRLDDGGQGRAAIEVHGELTVDRVGLAVAKAGRPLALAPSELKLLLHLSAAPEQVFSRQQLLEHVWDHSYHADARLVDACVARLRGKIEDEAGSPRYVQTLRGFGYRFGPL is encoded by the coding sequence ATGTCCCGCGTGCTCCTCATCGAGGACGACCCTTCCGTACGCGAGGGGGTCGAACTCGGTCTGCGCCGCCGCGGCCACGAGGTACGGGCGGCCGCGACCGGCGAGGCCGGCCTCGCCGCGATGGCCGAGTTCCGCCCCGATCTGCTGCTGCTGGACCTGATGCTGCCCGGGATGAACGGCGTACAGGTCTGCCGTCAGGTCCGCGAGCACAGCCAGCTGCCGATCATCATGCTCACCGCGCGCGGCGACGACTTCGACGTGGTCATCGGCCTGGAGGCCGGTGCCGACGACTACATCGTCAAGCCCGCCCGCACGGAGGTGATCGAGGCCCGGATCCGTGCCGTGCTGCGCCGCCTGGACGACGGCGGCCAGGGCCGCGCCGCCATCGAGGTCCACGGCGAACTCACCGTCGACAGGGTCGGACTGGCCGTCGCCAAGGCCGGCCGCCCGCTCGCGCTCGCCCCCTCGGAGCTCAAGCTCCTGCTGCACCTGTCCGCCGCCCCCGAGCAGGTGTTCAGCAGGCAGCAACTGCTGGAGCACGTGTGGGACCACAGCTACCACGCCGACGCCCGGCTGGTGGACGCCTGCGTCGCCCGCCTGCGCGGCAAGATCGAGGACGAGGCCGGCAGCCCCCGCTACGTCCAGACGCTGCGGGGCTTCGGCTACCGCTTCGGACCGCTGTGA